The Chryseobacterium sp. G0186 genome includes the window CTAGTCAAAATTGTTTTATTTAAAATCAGTATCCTTAGCTTGGTTAAGTTGATAAGACTGTATGGTCAGGTTAATGTCCATTCCGCTCATATTCTGGATAATGGTAAACGGAAGTTTTACACCGGAAACATCTCTGTAATCAGCAAAGCTTGCCGGAATGGCTCCTCCTTCGCCAGCTTTGATTTCGCCAGTTTTCAGGCCTGTTTTTACACTGTAATAATACGTGTGTTTGGGACCTTTTACAACATATGAATCTTCATTATTGAATTTTTCAATTCCAGCCAGTTTCAGTTCTGTTGATTTTGCAAAGGTAAGTTCCGGAAATAGCTCTTCACCAGCCATTGATGCTTTTTGTTTATCATTCAAAGGGATTTTTTGTCCCTGAGCTTCTGCATACCCATTCTTACCATCAAAAACGATCTTTTGAAGGGTGTTGCCCATCATTTTCATTTCCATCATCATTTTTCCGCCATTTCCCTGGATCATTTTCATATTCATATCCATCCCCTGAACCTTGGTAGTCGCCTCAGAAGTAACGGAAGTTATCTTTTGAACAGCTGCCAGTCCTCCGATGGCTTTAAGATATTTATCTGCGATAGATCCCAGGGTAACATTGGCATCTATTTTTTGTGCAGCAGGTTTTGAAACGGGATTGGCATCCTTGTCAAAGTATTTTACAGGATATCCCAGCTTTTCCAATCCTTCAGAAATATCAGATGCCTTGCCGGCAACGAAAATTCTGCTTTGATTAGGAAGTATAGTAGCTTTTACGGCATTCGTTACATCAGCGGCAGTTACCTTGTCGATAGACTTTAAATAGTTGATATAGAAATCTGCCGGAAGGTCCTGAACCTTTTGATCTAATGCAAACTTAGCTATGATTCCCGGTTTTTCCAGAGACATAATGAAAGCTCCTTTTAGTCTTGCTTTAGCGTTGGCAAGTTCCTCCGGCTTTACCGTAGAAATAGCACTAAGCTCATTCATTAATTCCTTAATGGCCTTATCTGTAACTTCATTTCTCACGCTTGTTTCAGCAGAAAACTGAGGAGAGTACTTACTAGGCTGCATGCTGGAATAAGCTCCGTATGTAAATCCGTTTTTCTCTCTAAGATTCATGAAAAGTCTGGCTTCACCACCACCACCTAAAATATAGTTGGCAATAGTAGCAGGGAAGTAGTTCGGGTCTTTC containing:
- a CDS encoding M16 family metallopeptidase, yielding MKKQFTYIATAFLFAGMLTAQKIDLNTMPKPGPTPAVNIAKPKTFQLSNGLTVMVVENNKLPRVNTTLTMDRPPYYEGNIAGVSQIMAEQLDNGTTNLSKDEFNKKVDFLGANLSFSSNGASSNSLSKYFPEVLGLMADAIVNPKFSAEELQNAKERTIEGLKADEKNASSIAERVSNALMYGKNTSRGEFETVESINKIQLADIQNIYNKYYAPENAYLVIVGDVKFDQIKPLVEKAFGGWKKSNTKFAALEPASNVSQTEINVVDVPSAVQSVLQVGNLNTLKMKDPNYFPATIANYILGGGGEARLFMNLREKNGFTYGAYSSMQPSKYSPQFSAETSVRNEVTDKAIKELMNELSAISTVKPEELANAKARLKGAFIMSLEKPGIIAKFALDQKVQDLPADFYINYLKSIDKVTAADVTNAVKATILPNQSRIFVAGKASDISEGLEKLGYPVKYFDKDANPVSKPAAQKIDANVTLGSIADKYLKAIGGLAAVQKITSVTSEATTKVQGMDMNMKMIQGNGGKMMMEMKMMGNTLQKIVFDGKNGYAEAQGQKIPLNDKQKASMAGEELFPELTFAKSTELKLAGIEKFNNEDSYVVKGPKHTYYYSVKTGLKTGEIKAGEGGAIPASFADYRDVSGVKLPFTIIQNMSGMDINLTIQSYQLNQAKDTDFK